One stretch of Microbacterium terrae DNA includes these proteins:
- a CDS encoding preprotein translocase subunit YajC translates to MDFATFFQQYGLILLLVALLIFMFWSSRRRMQKQKVEQEERARQTVPGAEVLLQGGLYGTIVAYDPENLDQPAVVEIAPGVDIKVHSQAILRVVTPTAAVEAEPALDGSHDDLPAEEPVAASADDAVVADAPATDADGDSETGTKPQA, encoded by the coding sequence ATGGACTTCGCCACGTTCTTCCAGCAGTACGGTCTCATCCTCCTGCTGGTCGCCCTCCTGATCTTCATGTTCTGGAGCTCGCGTCGTCGCATGCAGAAGCAGAAGGTCGAGCAGGAGGAGCGCGCACGCCAGACCGTTCCCGGCGCCGAAGTGCTGCTGCAGGGCGGCCTGTACGGCACGATCGTCGCCTACGACCCCGAGAACCTCGACCAGCCCGCGGTCGTCGAGATCGCCCCGGGCGTCGACATCAAGGTGCACAGCCAGGCCATCCTCCGCGTGGTCACGCCCACGGCCGCCGTCGAAGCCGAGCCCGCGCTCGACGGCTCGCACGACGACCTGCCCGCTGAGGAGCCCGTCGCCGCATCGGCCGACGACGCGGTCGTCGCTGACGCCCCGGCCACTGACGCCGACGGCGACAGCGAGACCGGCACCAAGCCCCAGGCCTGA
- the secD gene encoding protein translocase subunit SecD: MATSTPVRHAWRALTGLITITAVLFGINALGVYVFQQSSWVPELALDLQGGTQIVLEAQTEEGAQPTEEQMAQAVTIIRQRVDASGVGEAEVTTQSGNQIVVSIPGEADEETRQRIEASAQLQLRPVLYTGAPVTSYVGDDGAETPFPTPDPTLEATPTAEPTDASDLAWITPALQAEFLAYDCDAPSNDPATEPADQPLITCEADGSAKYILGPVELDGSSIDDATFGLQQSNGQWAVNLSFDDEGTTIFGEISQRLYGATSPQNQFAFVLDGYVISAPSMNAVILTGDPSITGSFTQETAKVLADQLKYGALPLSFTVESSNSISATLGSQQLQIGLIAGLIGLALVAIYSLIVYRALGFIIIASLAVMAVLTYITLCILGWRMGFRLSLAGVAGLIVTIGFTADSFIVYFERIRDELRDGKTITGAVEDGWSRAKRTIYISKSINILAAIVLYILADSTVKGFAFTLGLTTAIDVLIFILFTHPVLQLLARTRFFGSGHPLSGLDPAALGAVYRGRAQFRAPAAAVSAGAARRQAKSRGEAARRQTIAERKQAELAASGADAGRPGTNTQEGDD; the protein is encoded by the coding sequence GTGGCGACATCCACCCCCGTCCGGCATGCGTGGCGCGCGCTCACCGGTCTGATCACGATCACCGCCGTGCTGTTCGGCATCAACGCGCTCGGCGTGTACGTGTTCCAGCAGAGCTCGTGGGTTCCCGAGCTCGCGCTCGACCTGCAGGGCGGGACGCAGATCGTCCTCGAGGCGCAGACCGAGGAAGGCGCGCAGCCGACCGAGGAGCAGATGGCCCAGGCCGTCACGATCATCCGTCAGCGCGTCGACGCCTCGGGCGTCGGCGAGGCCGAGGTGACCACGCAGTCGGGCAACCAGATCGTGGTCTCGATCCCCGGTGAGGCCGACGAGGAGACCCGTCAGCGCATCGAGGCGTCGGCGCAGCTCCAGCTGCGTCCGGTGCTGTACACGGGCGCGCCCGTGACCTCGTACGTCGGCGACGACGGAGCGGAGACCCCGTTCCCGACGCCCGACCCGACGCTCGAGGCCACGCCCACCGCGGAGCCGACCGACGCCAGCGACCTGGCGTGGATCACCCCGGCGCTCCAGGCCGAGTTCCTCGCCTACGACTGCGACGCGCCGTCGAACGACCCCGCCACCGAGCCTGCCGACCAGCCGCTCATCACGTGCGAGGCCGATGGTTCGGCGAAGTACATCCTCGGTCCGGTGGAGCTCGACGGCTCGTCGATCGACGACGCGACCTTCGGCCTGCAGCAGAGCAACGGCCAGTGGGCGGTCAACCTCAGCTTCGACGACGAGGGAACCACCATCTTCGGTGAGATCAGCCAGCGCCTCTACGGCGCCACCTCGCCGCAGAACCAGTTCGCGTTCGTGCTCGACGGCTACGTGATCTCGGCTCCCTCGATGAACGCGGTCATCCTGACCGGCGACCCCAGCATCACGGGAAGCTTCACCCAGGAGACCGCCAAGGTCCTCGCCGACCAGCTCAAGTACGGCGCCCTGCCGCTGAGCTTCACCGTCGAGAGCTCCAACTCGATCTCGGCGACGCTCGGCTCGCAGCAGCTGCAGATCGGCCTCATCGCGGGCCTCATCGGTCTCGCGCTCGTCGCGATCTACTCGCTCATCGTGTACCGGGCACTCGGCTTCATCATCATCGCGTCGCTCGCGGTGATGGCGGTGCTGACCTACATCACGCTCTGCATCCTCGGCTGGCGCATGGGCTTCCGCCTGTCGCTCGCCGGTGTCGCGGGCCTCATCGTCACGATCGGCTTCACTGCGGACTCGTTCATCGTGTACTTCGAACGCATCCGCGACGAGCTCCGCGACGGCAAGACCATCACCGGTGCAGTCGAGGACGGCTGGTCGCGCGCGAAGCGCACGATCTACATCTCGAAGTCGATCAACATCCTCGCGGCGATCGTGCTGTACATCCTCGCCGACTCCACGGTGAAGGGCTTCGCATTCACGCTCGGCCTCACGACGGCGATCGACGTGCTCATCTTCATCCTGTTCACCCACCCGGTGCTGCAGCTGCTCGCGCGCACGAGGTTCTTCGGGTCGGGGCATCCGCTGTCCGGACTCGACCCTGCAGCTCTCGGCGCCGTCTACCGCGGCCGCGCGCAGTTCCGCGCCCCGGCAGCCGCGGTGTCGGCCGGCGCTGCGCGCCGTCAGGCGAAGTCGCGAGGCGAGGCAGCCAGGCGCCAGACCATCGCCGAGCGCAAGCAGGCGGAACTCGCCGCGTCGGGGGCCGATGCGGGCAGACCGGGCACGAACACCCAGGAGGGTGACGACTGA
- the secF gene encoding protein translocase subunit SecF, which translates to MRSMSQFGNDLYTGKTSIPFIGRRKLWFLIAAILVIGSALVPVFRPMQFSIEFTGGSQFTVSGVATPVDQAPATEAVQSVVPDAVTKVVTVGEDTVRVQTDQMTDAESREVSAALAEAYDVPPSEVSYSFIGPSWGADVTRTSLWGLAIFLALTFLILALYFRTWKMSVSAIIGLVDVLVITIGVYALFGFEISPAAVIGFLTILSYALYDTTVVFDKIRENTSEDGEVSGRTFGESVNLGVNQTLVRSINTTVVAVLPTGAILFIGLVWVGAQTLTDLSLSIFVGTIVAAYSTIFVAAPLYSLFRENEAPIKARDERLLAARALAVTPV; encoded by the coding sequence ATGCGCTCCATGAGCCAGTTCGGCAACGACCTCTACACCGGCAAGACGTCGATCCCGTTCATCGGACGACGGAAGCTGTGGTTCCTCATCGCCGCGATCCTCGTGATCGGGTCGGCGCTCGTGCCGGTCTTCCGCCCGATGCAGTTCTCGATCGAGTTCACGGGCGGGTCGCAGTTCACCGTCAGCGGCGTCGCGACGCCGGTCGACCAGGCACCGGCCACCGAGGCGGTGCAGTCCGTCGTGCCCGACGCCGTGACGAAGGTCGTCACCGTCGGCGAAGACACCGTCCGCGTGCAGACCGACCAGATGACCGACGCCGAGAGCCGTGAGGTCTCGGCCGCCCTCGCCGAGGCCTACGATGTGCCCCCGTCGGAGGTGAGCTACTCGTTCATCGGCCCCAGCTGGGGAGCGGACGTCACGCGCACCTCGCTGTGGGGCCTCGCGATCTTCCTCGCGCTGACCTTCCTCATCCTCGCGCTGTACTTCCGCACCTGGAAGATGTCGGTCTCGGCCATCATCGGCCTCGTCGACGTGCTCGTCATCACGATCGGCGTCTACGCGCTGTTCGGCTTCGAGATCTCGCCCGCGGCGGTCATCGGCTTCCTGACGATCCTCTCGTACGCCCTGTACGACACGACGGTCGTGTTCGACAAGATCAGAGAGAACACCAGCGAGGACGGCGAGGTGTCGGGTCGCACGTTCGGCGAATCCGTCAACCTCGGCGTCAACCAGACGCTGGTGCGCTCGATCAACACGACCGTCGTCGCGGTCCTCCCGACGGGGGCGATCCTCTTCATCGGCCTGGTGTGGGTGGGCGCGCAGACGCTCACCGACCTGTCGCTGTCGATCTTCGTCGGAACGATCGTCGCGGCGTACTCGACGATCTTCGTGGCTGCGCCGCTGTACTCGCTCTTCCGCGAGAACGAGGCGCCGATCAAGGCGCGTGACGAGCGGCTGCTCGCCGCCCGCGCCCTCGCTGTCACGCCGGTCTGA